A genomic segment from Nitrospira sp. encodes:
- a CDS encoding DNA-processing protein DprA, with translation MLRAVSGVGDAVLLKLVQAFPAPDAVFAATQAELEGVGCRPPLIEAIRRGPDPAAIRQLDDELTQLERRQVTVLTYFDERYPAILRTIPDPPPFLYLQGTLLESDRHAVAVVGTRKVSAAGRIFAEELACDLAAMGFTIVSGLARGVDAAAHRGALAGNGRTLAVMGCGLDRTYPSDHRHLRGAIERQGAVLSELPLGSVPHSFHFPRRNRIISGLALGVVVTEATIESGSLITARLAAEQGREVFAVPGFVKAEYSRGPNSLIKDGARLVESAQDVLDELLPQLDADFRGRLATRSPADAQVGVHLGKEERLVYDALTDVPRPVDEVIQCSGLAASHVTAILLSLELKNCIRQLPGNEYVRLMRGTH, from the coding sequence ATGCTGCGCGCCGTCTCCGGTGTGGGGGATGCCGTTCTGCTCAAACTCGTGCAGGCGTTCCCTGCGCCGGACGCTGTATTTGCTGCGACGCAGGCGGAATTGGAAGGAGTCGGATGTCGACCGCCCTTGATCGAGGCCATTCGGCGCGGACCTGATCCCGCTGCGATCCGGCAACTCGATGATGAATTGACGCAATTGGAGCGTCGGCAGGTGACGGTGTTGACGTATTTCGACGAGCGATACCCCGCGATCCTGCGAACGATCCCCGATCCGCCTCCTTTCTTGTATCTGCAGGGCACGTTGTTGGAGAGCGATCGTCACGCCGTGGCTGTCGTGGGCACCAGGAAAGTCAGCGCAGCGGGACGGATCTTTGCCGAGGAGTTGGCCTGCGACTTGGCGGCGATGGGATTCACGATCGTCAGCGGTTTGGCCCGCGGGGTCGATGCGGCGGCGCATCGCGGCGCACTCGCGGGGAACGGGCGGACGCTCGCGGTGATGGGGTGCGGACTGGACCGCACCTATCCGTCGGATCATCGTCACCTTCGCGGCGCGATCGAACGGCAAGGAGCCGTGCTCTCCGAACTGCCGCTGGGCTCGGTACCGCACAGCTTTCATTTCCCTCGACGGAATCGCATCATCAGCGGATTGGCCCTGGGAGTCGTCGTCACGGAGGCCACCATCGAAAGCGGATCCCTCATCACGGCACGATTGGCGGCCGAGCAGGGGAGAGAGGTGTTCGCGGTGCCCGGATTTGTGAAGGCCGAATACAGCCGCGGACCGAACAGTTTGATCAAGGACGGCGCCAGACTGGTGGAATCCGCGCAAGATGTGCTCGACGAACTGTTGCCGCAACTCGACGCAGATTTCCGCGGGCGGCTTGCGACTCGATCGCCCGCCGATGCGCAAGTGGGTGTTCATTTGGGAAAAGAGGAGAGGCTGGTGTATGATGCCCTCACTGACGTGCCGCGGCCGGTGGATGAGGTGATTCAATGCAGCGGGCTCGCGGCCTCTCACGTGACTGCGATTCTCCTCTCTCTGGAATTGAAGAATTGTATTCGTCAGTTGCCGGGTAATGAGTATGTGCGTCTCATGCGCGGGACGCATTGA